One genomic region from Evansella sp. LMS18 encodes:
- a CDS encoding DUF502 domain-containing protein — MWKTFQRNLLTGLFFLLPAIATIYVLQLVFSIIDNFLGPFITDVLRVLRIVRIEEGAIYLLGIYTPFTERLVGVGFIVTILLVAAVGASKRKGNNEEAFHRVDSFFRKIPVVNYIYSSVDQLINAFTQEKTSFQKVVMIEYPRKGVYTLGFLTGETKGEVKRIADKNCLNVFLPTTPNPTSGWLVVVPAEDVTVLQMSVEQGLKFIISGGVVVPPEKARLLKKDVINNNNINDKSFKEMVVRVGKHRNNH, encoded by the coding sequence ATGTGGAAAACATTTCAGCGTAACTTACTGACCGGTCTGTTTTTTCTTCTGCCTGCTATCGCAACCATTTATGTACTGCAGCTGGTTTTTTCAATAATTGATAATTTCCTCGGCCCTTTTATAACGGACGTTTTGCGGGTTCTCCGCATCGTCCGTATTGAAGAGGGCGCGATATACCTTCTGGGGATTTATACTCCGTTTACAGAAAGGCTGGTCGGAGTCGGATTCATTGTCACAATTTTGCTGGTTGCCGCAGTGGGGGCGTCCAAACGGAAGGGAAATAATGAAGAGGCTTTTCACCGGGTGGACAGTTTCTTCAGGAAGATTCCTGTGGTTAATTACATATATTCCTCCGTTGACCAGCTTATCAATGCGTTCACCCAGGAGAAGACATCGTTTCAAAAGGTTGTAATGATTGAATATCCGAGAAAAGGAGTTTACACTCTCGGTTTTTTAACAGGTGAGACTAAAGGAGAAGTTAAGCGGATCGCAGACAAAAACTGTCTGAACGTGTTTCTGCCTACCACACCTAACCCAACTTCCGGATGGCTCGTTGTTGTACCTGCAGAGGATGTAACAGTGCTTCAGATGAGTGTGGAGCAAGGGCTGAAATTCATCATCTCCGGTGGTGTAGTAGTCCCGCCGGAAAAAGCCAGGCTTTTAAAAAAAGACGTGATTAACAACAATAATATAAACGATAAATCGTTTAAGGAAATGGTCGTAAGGGTAGGGAAACACCGAAACAATCACTGA
- a CDS encoding cytidine deaminase has protein sequence MDKNSLIQEAKKAREKAYVPYSKFQVGAALLGEDGTVYHGCNIENAAYSMCNCAERTAIFKAVSEGVRKFTAMAVIADTDGPVSPCGACRQVMSELLQKDTKVYLSNLNGEVSEWSLEEILPGAFSPEDLEG, from the coding sequence ATGGATAAAAACAGTTTGATACAGGAAGCTAAAAAAGCAAGAGAGAAAGCGTATGTGCCTTATTCGAAATTTCAGGTAGGAGCTGCTTTGCTGGGCGAGGACGGTACAGTTTATCACGGTTGTAATATTGAGAATGCAGCTTATTCTATGTGTAACTGTGCGGAAAGAACCGCGATTTTTAAAGCTGTCTCAGAAGGAGTCCGGAAATTTACAGCTATGGCAGTCATTGCGGACACAGACGGACCGGTATCTCCGTGTGGAGCGTGCAGACAGGTTATGTCTGAGCTGCTGCAGAAAGATACTAAAGTATATTTATCTAATTTAAATGGAGAAGTATCTGAATGGAGTCTCGAGGAGATATTACCAGGGGCATTTTCTCCGGAGGATCTGGAAGGATGA
- the era gene encoding GTPase Era — protein MTKKSGFAALIGRPNVGKSTLLNEMLGQKIAIMSDKPQTTRNRIQGVYTEERGQVVFIDTPGIHKPKHRLGDFMTKVAQTTLREVDVVLFLVDAKEGRGRGDDFIIERLKNLETPVFLVVNKIDEIHPDKLFEIIDDYRKLFDFTEVIPISALKGNNISTLIEQVFKYMEEGPQYYPEDQVTDHPERFLMSEMIREKVLHLTHEEVPHSIAVDIEQINRRKENAAVHVGAVIIVERSSQKGIIIGKQGKMLKEIGRKAREDIEALLGSKVFLELWVKVEKDWRNKGKYLKEFGYREDEY, from the coding sequence ATGACAAAAAAATCAGGATTCGCAGCGTTAATAGGACGGCCAAATGTAGGGAAGTCAACGCTGTTGAACGAAATGCTCGGCCAGAAAATTGCTATTATGAGTGATAAACCCCAGACAACAAGGAACAGAATTCAGGGTGTTTATACGGAAGAACGGGGACAGGTGGTCTTTATTGATACACCTGGGATCCATAAACCAAAACACCGTCTTGGTGATTTTATGACAAAAGTGGCCCAGACCACTTTGAGGGAAGTAGACGTAGTGCTGTTTCTTGTGGACGCCAAAGAAGGCCGGGGCCGAGGGGACGACTTTATTATAGAACGTCTGAAAAACCTGGAAACACCAGTTTTTCTTGTAGTGAATAAAATTGATGAAATACACCCGGACAAATTGTTTGAAATTATTGATGATTACCGGAAGCTGTTTGATTTTACGGAGGTAATCCCTATTTCTGCCTTAAAAGGGAATAATATTTCCACCCTGATTGAGCAGGTCTTTAAGTATATGGAGGAAGGCCCGCAATATTATCCTGAGGATCAGGTGACCGACCATCCAGAAAGGTTCTTAATGTCAGAAATGATCCGGGAGAAAGTGCTGCATCTTACACATGAAGAAGTCCCGCATTCGATAGCCGTGGACATTGAGCAGATTAACAGGCGGAAGGAAAATGCTGCTGTCCATGTTGGTGCGGTAATAATTGTGGAGAGAAGTTCCCAAAAGGGCATTATTATCGGAAAGCAAGGCAAGATGCTGAAGGAAATCGGCAGGAAGGCGCGGGAAGACATAGAAGCGCTGCTTGGCTCCAAGGTTTTTCTGGAACTTTGGGTTAAAGTAGAAAAGGACTGGCGCAACAAAGGGAAGTACCTGAAAGAGTTCGGTTACCGGGAAGATGA